A part of Thalassophryne amazonica chromosome 3, fThaAma1.1, whole genome shotgun sequence genomic DNA contains:
- the LOC117507446 gene encoding P2Y purinoceptor 1-like, translated as MSENIGHAANLSACVRINKDFTHAFLPSVFVLVFVVGTLSNVWGLRGVCRRWTKIGNINIFMLNLGMADLLYLFTLPFLVAYYAQNSRWTFGQIFCKVTRFCFNLNLYGSIGFLTCISIYRYLGIVHPMKVMGKITSCHSVAISLLVWVFVIVQILPDMFFDKTFPNSSHSCFDTTSDHLIRSYLPYSIGWTVTGFVVPLLIILTCYGHVMVVLATKANVNPLLKQRCLKLVIILVLLFSICFIPYHVFRNLNLQTRILKLEGSCHTSFHNVYIAHQIGRGLACLNSALNPLIYLVGNDDFLMKLNDFNKRARMSLAGLTGAFIYRRPTEGDLPSDTQELGEL; from the coding sequence ATGTCTGAGAATATCGGACACGCAGCCAACCTGTCCGCCTGCGTCAGGATCAACAAGGATTTTACGCACGCCTTCCTGCCGTCTGTGTTCGTCCTCGTGTTCGTCGTCGGGACGCTGTCGAACGTGTGGGGTCTGAGGGGCGTGTGCCGCAGATGGACTAAGATCGGAAACATCAACATCTTCATGCTGAACCTGGGAATGGCGGACCTGCTCTACCTGTTCACGCTGCCCTTCCTCGTGGCCTATTACGCACAGAACAGCAGGTGGACTTTCGGACAGATCTTCTGCAAGGTGACACGCTTCTGCTTCAACCTCAACCTCTACGGCAGTATTGGCTTCCTCACCTGCATCAGCATCTACAGGTACCTGGGCATCGTGCACCCCATGAAGGTGATGGGAAAAATCACCAGCTGCCACTCCGTGGCCATAAGCCTCCTGGTCTGGGTTTTCGTCATCGTCCAGATCTTGCCTGATATGTTCTTCGACAAGACTTTTCCAAATTCATCACACTCATGTTTCGACACCACCTCGGACCACCTGATCAGAAGCTACCTGCCCTACAGCATCGGCTGGACCGTCACCGGGTTCGTGGTACCTTTGCTTATCATCTTAACCTGCTATGGACACGTGATGGTGGTTCTGGCCACGAAGGCCAACGTCAACCCCCTGCTGAAACAACGCTGTTTGAAGCTGGTCATCATTCTGGTGTTGCTCTTCTCCATCTGTTTTATCCCCTACCATGTGTTTCGAAATCTCAATTTACAAACAAGGATTTTGAAGTTGGAAGGTTCCTGCCACACCAGCTTCCACAACGTCTACATCGCTCACCAGATTGGCCGAGGGCTGGCTTGTCTGAACAGTGCCTTAAACCCACTGATCTACTTAGTTGGAAATGATGATTTCCTCATGAAGCTGAATGACTTCAATAAACGTGCCCGAATGTCTCTGGCCGGCTTGACAGGAGCGTTCATCTACCGCAGACCCACAGAAGGGGACCTTCCATCAGATACCCAAGAGCTAGGAGAACTTTGA